A single genomic interval of Mucilaginibacter robiniae harbors:
- a CDS encoding endonuclease III domain-containing protein: MILASAPTKEEFVLEVHHRLSAVYGRQIKYFHDLDPLSELVSALLSHRTQNKNSGQAFANLREIFGTWEQVRDAPTHEVQAAISPCTWPEQKAPRLQQVLRLVTERHGVLNLDFLADMEVSAARQWLEDLPGVGPKTSAAVMSFSTLRAKALPVDSHHFRVAVRLGIIEAKIGETKANRVLENLLPPDFTAQDVYDNHQVTMRHGQKVCFHYRPDCRNCVLLDICPTGQALLHPPSATVPPAPAG, translated from the coding sequence ATGATACTAGCCTCTGCTCCTACCAAAGAAGAATTTGTACTGGAAGTACATCACCGCCTATCGGCTGTATATGGCCGGCAAATTAAGTACTTTCATGATCTGGATCCTTTAAGCGAGCTGGTATCTGCCTTGCTTTCACATCGTACGCAAAACAAAAACTCCGGACAGGCTTTTGCCAACTTACGCGAAATTTTCGGCACTTGGGAGCAGGTACGTGATGCACCTACCCACGAGGTGCAGGCAGCCATCAGCCCTTGTACCTGGCCTGAGCAAAAGGCTCCGCGCTTGCAACAGGTATTACGCTTGGTTACCGAACGCCACGGCGTACTTAATCTGGACTTTTTAGCCGACATGGAAGTATCCGCCGCACGGCAATGGCTGGAAGATTTGCCCGGCGTGGGTCCGAAAACCAGCGCGGCAGTTATGTCGTTCAGTACGCTTCGGGCCAAGGCCCTACCGGTTGATTCGCACCACTTTCGTGTAGCAGTTCGTTTAGGTATTATTGAAGCTAAAATCGGCGAAACCAAAGCCAATCGTGTACTGGAAAACTTGTTACCTCCTGATTTTACTGCACAAGATGTGTACGACAACCATCAGGTGACGATGAGACATGGCCAAAAAGTATGTTTCCATTATCGGCCCGATTGCCGGAATTGCGTACTGTTGGATATTTGCCCTACTGGACAAGCCCTGCTCCATCCACCATCTGCTACTGTACCGCCAGCACCTGCCGGATAA
- a CDS encoding YceI family protein: MKKAITLIAAALLNTAVFAQTWKADRAHSHITFTITHLAVSDVDGSFKDFDATITATKPDFSDAKFDFTANANSVNTDNDQRDAHLKTAEFFDVAKYPNVTFKSTGIKTVSKNHYKVNGNLTLHGVTKPAVFDLQYRGTITNPMTKAPDAGFVATGTIKRSDYGFGSKYGAPMLSDEVTFKASGEFTKAQ; this comes from the coding sequence ATGAAAAAAGCAATTACCCTTATCGCAGCAGCTCTATTAAATACAGCTGTATTTGCACAAACCTGGAAAGCTGACAGAGCGCACTCACACATTACTTTTACCATCACTCACTTGGCTGTATCTGATGTAGATGGCTCATTCAAAGATTTTGATGCAACCATCACTGCTACTAAACCTGATTTCAGTGATGCTAAATTTGATTTTACAGCTAACGCTAACAGCGTAAACACAGATAACGATCAGCGTGATGCTCATCTGAAAACTGCTGAATTTTTTGATGTAGCTAAATACCCTAACGTTACTTTCAAAAGCACCGGTATTAAAACCGTTAGCAAAAACCACTACAAAGTAAATGGTAACTTAACCCTGCATGGTGTTACTAAACCTGCTGTGTTTGATTTACAATACCGTGGTACCATCACCAACCCTATGACTAAAGCTCCTGATGCTGGTTTTGTAGCTACAGGTACTATCAAACGTTCTGATTATGGTTTCGGCAGCAAATACGGCGCACCTATGCTGAGCGACGAAGTAACTTTCAAAGCTTCCGGTGAGTTTACTAAAGCTCAATAA
- a CDS encoding FAD-dependent oxidoreductase, which translates to MTAIKNKTVAIIGGGPGGLTLARLLQMNGVEVKVYERDTHLNVRVQGATLDLHDDSGLKALRAAGLIEAFEANYRPGADKTCVTDKHAHIVYADEGGGEGEAFRPEIDRGPLRDILLNSLQPDTIIWDSQFVSLHQQNGGVKIEFKNGSSAYADVVIAADGANSKIRPYITPIKPFYSGVTVIEGSVYNAEKNSPNVYQLLNDGKIFAIEDEKTLIVGSKGDGSLTYYAGFKADEFWYKDSGIDFTDKAQVLAWFKKEFAGWASIWDELFENASSAFTPRPQYCMPLDQTWEALPNLTMLGDAAHLMPPYAGEGVNMAMLDALELAECLLNETFADTHAAIAAYEQQMRARASEVARITLEQTAILHSADGLTKLVAMFRGIEQ; encoded by the coding sequence ATGACTGCTATTAAAAACAAAACTGTCGCCATTATAGGCGGCGGTCCTGGAGGGTTAACCTTGGCTCGCCTTTTACAAATGAATGGTGTTGAAGTAAAAGTTTACGAACGTGATACCCACCTCAACGTAAGGGTACAAGGTGCTACGCTGGATTTGCATGATGATTCGGGACTTAAAGCATTGCGTGCTGCTGGATTAATAGAAGCGTTCGAAGCCAATTACCGACCTGGAGCTGATAAAACCTGTGTAACCGATAAGCATGCCCATATTGTATATGCTGATGAAGGTGGCGGCGAAGGTGAAGCCTTCCGACCCGAAATTGATCGTGGACCTTTGCGTGATATTTTGCTTAATTCGTTACAGCCAGATACCATAATATGGGATAGCCAGTTTGTTTCATTACACCAACAAAATGGAGGTGTAAAAATTGAGTTTAAAAATGGTAGTAGTGCTTATGCAGATGTAGTGATCGCAGCTGATGGTGCCAATTCTAAAATCAGGCCATATATTACACCTATAAAGCCATTTTATTCGGGTGTTACCGTAATTGAAGGTAGCGTATATAATGCAGAGAAAAACAGTCCGAATGTTTACCAGCTGTTAAACGATGGAAAGATATTCGCCATAGAGGATGAAAAAACATTGATTGTAGGTTCGAAAGGAGATGGTAGTTTAACGTACTATGCTGGCTTTAAGGCTGATGAGTTTTGGTACAAAGACAGTGGAATTGATTTTACCGACAAAGCACAGGTGCTAGCCTGGTTTAAGAAAGAGTTTGCAGGCTGGGCTTCTATTTGGGATGAACTCTTTGAGAATGCAAGTTCGGCATTCACCCCGCGTCCGCAGTACTGCATGCCTTTAGATCAAACTTGGGAGGCTTTACCTAACCTGACTATGTTGGGCGATGCTGCACACTTAATGCCGCCTTATGCTGGTGAAGGCGTAAACATGGCTATGCTTGATGCGCTGGAATTAGCAGAATGCCTGCTCAATGAAACGTTTGCAGATACTCATGCAGCTATAGCTGCTTATGAGCAGCAAATGCGTGCCAGAGCTTCTGAAGTTGCCCGAATAACGCTGGAACAAACGGCCATTTTGCATTCTGCTGATGGGCTTACCAAGCTGGTAGCAATGTTTCGAGGCATTGAACAATAA
- a CDS encoding family 43 glycosylhydrolase, giving the protein MRVLKVSISGIAAWLGVILSGHHVVHAQELQIRIPAHDPVMIKQDSVYHMYCTGWGIASWSSTDMVHWKAEKPVFAAAPQWAVEAVLGFKGHLWAPDISYYNGLYYLYYAVSTYGSNTSCIGVATNKTLDVASADYAWTDHGKLIQSVAGKNNWNAIVPNLITDKDGTPYLAFGSFWGGIKMVKLNPDRRSLAQSLDDLPTIASRIKSAPDVAGLNPIEAPFIFRSGKYYYLFASIDYCCKGPQSTYKIIVGRSKKLLGPYVDKEGVELTYGGGTILLQGDKNWYGVGHNAVCNFNGTDYLIFHGYDANDQGKSKLIIDKLTWSKGWPEAKDSSVN; this is encoded by the coding sequence GTGCGTGTGCTAAAAGTTTCGATATCAGGTATAGCAGCATGGCTCGGAGTAATATTATCTGGGCATCATGTGGTGCATGCGCAAGAATTGCAAATTCGTATTCCGGCGCACGATCCGGTAATGATTAAGCAGGATTCAGTTTACCATATGTATTGTACAGGTTGGGGTATCGCTTCCTGGAGTTCAACCGATATGGTGCACTGGAAAGCTGAAAAACCCGTTTTTGCTGCAGCACCTCAATGGGCAGTTGAAGCCGTACTAGGTTTTAAAGGGCATTTATGGGCTCCGGATATTTCGTATTACAATGGCCTGTATTATCTATATTACGCTGTATCAACCTATGGCAGTAATACCTCTTGTATTGGAGTAGCTACCAATAAAACGCTTGATGTCGCAAGTGCTGATTACGCCTGGACAGATCATGGCAAGCTGATACAATCTGTTGCTGGTAAAAACAACTGGAATGCTATCGTCCCCAATTTAATTACCGACAAAGATGGTACGCCTTACTTAGCCTTTGGTTCATTTTGGGGCGGAATAAAAATGGTAAAGCTAAATCCTGATAGGCGTAGTTTAGCCCAATCGTTAGATGACCTGCCTACAATTGCTAGTAGAATCAAATCTGCGCCTGATGTAGCCGGCCTCAATCCGATTGAGGCACCCTTTATATTTAGAAGTGGTAAGTACTACTACCTATTTGCATCGATAGATTACTGTTGTAAAGGGCCTCAAAGTACTTACAAAATAATTGTGGGCCGTTCCAAAAAACTGTTAGGACCTTATGTAGATAAAGAAGGTGTTGAACTGACTTATGGTGGAGGAACCATATTGTTGCAGGGTGATAAGAACTGGTATGGGGTAGGGCACAACGCCGTATGTAATTTTAACGGTACTGATTACCTGATTTTTCATGGCTATGATGCTAACGATCAGGGTAAATCAAAATTAATTATAGACAAGCTGACCTGGAGTAAAGGCTGGCCTGAAGCAAAAGATAGTTCGGTTAATTGA
- a CDS encoding TetR/AcrR family transcriptional regulator: MRPKNLEKEQAIRTLALDIIAKEGLENLSMQKLAQAAGVSPRTIYIKYENKEDLLIKLFIKEVLQVYEQAVLVNFSEEMDFATGVKKLWFNAFEYLKNNRSAFALMQYGKSSPLLNKAFQQENIQQGQFFAPINRFVQLKISQGIIKPFHDDVYRALLFSPLLDLVNEYFDYTERPVQIITDDVLIACCETVIKGLLN, encoded by the coding sequence ATGAGACCTAAGAACTTAGAAAAGGAACAAGCCATTCGCACACTGGCGTTGGACATTATAGCCAAAGAAGGATTGGAAAATTTAAGTATGCAAAAGCTGGCGCAAGCGGCTGGTGTATCTCCACGAACTATATATATTAAGTACGAGAATAAAGAAGACTTGTTAATTAAGCTTTTTATAAAAGAGGTATTGCAAGTCTATGAGCAGGCTGTATTAGTAAATTTTAGTGAAGAAATGGATTTTGCTACCGGTGTAAAAAAGCTTTGGTTCAATGCTTTTGAATACCTGAAAAATAACCGGTCTGCTTTTGCCTTAATGCAATACGGTAAATCATCGCCCTTGTTAAATAAAGCCTTTCAGCAGGAAAACATTCAGCAAGGGCAGTTTTTTGCACCTATTAATCGCTTTGTACAACTTAAAATTAGTCAGGGCATTATCAAGCCCTTTCATGATGATGTTTACCGGGCTTTGCTGTTCTCGCCTTTGTTGGATTTGGTAAATGAATATTTCGATTATACCGAACGACCAGTACAAATTATTACAGATGATGTGCTGATAGCCTGCTGTGAAACCGTAATAAAAGGATTGCTGAATTAA
- the pulA gene encoding type I pullulanase has protein sequence MKKISTLLLSGVVFLMAFRYSSDREITANWPVYKGDDLGVSYTPKQTRFKVWAPQATAVKLRLYTAGEGGTPIQTISLTQAENGTWQTVVHQDVKNQYYTFQTEQDGKWLLECPDIYAKAVGINGHRGMVVNMATTNPTGWEHDKKPMLKNFTDIIIYELHVRDLSESPTSGIQHKGKFLGLTEIGTKSSTGEVTGLDHIKQLGVTHIHLLPSFDYSSVDEASNRPQFNWGYDPLNYNVPEGSYATNAYNGAVRIREFKRMVNTLHDNGLRVILDVVYNHTADWQHANFTQFAPGYFYRHNPDGSYSDATGCGNETASEQAMMRKFMVESVVYWAKEYHLDGFRFDLMGVHDIATMNAISEALHKVDPTIFIYGEGWTAGASPLAENLRAVKKNVPELNQIAAFSDDIRDGLRGPFSDVKAKGFVSGAVGSTESVKFGIVASTQHPQINYQQVNYSKAPWAREPYQTISYVSCHDDNTLFDRLKIANPNASEAELIQMDKLANATVLTSQGVTFLQAGAEMLRTKKGIANSYNSPDSINALDWSRKTKYKSVFNYYQGLIALRKHHPAFRMPSTAMIQQHLEFLNMSDPQVIGYQLKDHANNDHWKNILVLLNGNTSAKTVQLPAGKWILAGNENQIQEKGIGQPHEGSLNLPATSAYILFQL, from the coding sequence ATGAAAAAAATAAGTACGCTGCTTTTGTCAGGAGTAGTTTTTTTGATGGCCTTTAGGTATAGTTCTGATAGAGAAATAACGGCAAACTGGCCGGTGTACAAAGGCGACGATTTAGGCGTAAGTTACACACCTAAGCAAACCCGGTTTAAAGTATGGGCACCACAAGCTACAGCCGTAAAGCTGCGGTTATATACAGCAGGCGAGGGTGGAACGCCTATTCAAACCATCAGTTTAACTCAAGCTGAAAATGGAACCTGGCAAACTGTTGTACATCAGGATGTGAAGAACCAGTATTACACTTTTCAAACCGAACAAGATGGTAAATGGCTGTTGGAATGCCCGGATATTTATGCTAAAGCGGTAGGAATTAACGGCCACCGTGGCATGGTGGTGAATATGGCTACTACTAACCCTACTGGGTGGGAGCACGATAAGAAACCTATGCTGAAAAACTTTACCGACATTATTATTTATGAGCTGCATGTTCGTGATTTGTCGGAAAGCCCCACATCGGGCATACAGCACAAAGGCAAGTTTTTAGGCTTAACGGAAATCGGCACTAAAAGCTCAACAGGCGAGGTTACCGGATTAGATCATATCAAACAACTGGGCGTAACCCATATCCACTTACTACCTTCTTTTGATTATAGTTCGGTAGATGAAGCCAGTAATCGTCCGCAGTTTAACTGGGGGTATGATCCGTTAAACTATAACGTGCCTGAAGGTAGTTATGCTACCAATGCCTACAATGGTGCGGTGCGCATTCGCGAATTTAAACGAATGGTGAATACCTTGCATGATAATGGCTTGCGGGTGATACTGGATGTGGTGTACAACCATACTGCTGATTGGCAACATGCTAATTTTACACAATTTGCACCCGGTTATTTTTACCGGCATAACCCCGATGGTAGCTACTCGGATGCAACAGGCTGTGGCAATGAAACAGCCTCTGAACAGGCCATGATGCGAAAATTTATGGTGGAGTCGGTAGTGTATTGGGCAAAGGAGTACCATTTGGATGGTTTTCGTTTTGACCTGATGGGCGTACATGATATAGCTACGATGAATGCCATCAGTGAGGCTCTGCATAAGGTTGACCCTACCATATTTATTTATGGTGAAGGCTGGACAGCAGGAGCAAGCCCATTGGCCGAAAATCTGCGGGCTGTAAAAAAGAATGTGCCCGAACTAAACCAGATTGCTGCTTTCAGTGATGATATTCGCGATGGCTTGCGTGGCCCGTTCAGTGATGTTAAAGCTAAAGGTTTTGTGAGTGGCGCTGTTGGTTCAACCGAAAGCGTAAAGTTTGGCATTGTAGCTTCTACACAGCATCCGCAAATTAATTATCAGCAGGTAAACTATTCTAAAGCACCCTGGGCGCGTGAGCCTTACCAAACTATCAGCTACGTATCATGCCATGATGATAACACTTTGTTCGACCGCCTAAAAATAGCCAACCCGAATGCATCTGAAGCAGAACTGATTCAAATGGACAAGCTGGCTAATGCTACCGTGCTCACTTCACAAGGTGTTACTTTTCTGCAAGCTGGTGCTGAAATGTTGCGCACTAAGAAGGGTATTGCCAATTCATACAATTCGCCTGATTCTATTAACGCATTAGATTGGAGCCGTAAAACAAAATACAAGTCTGTATTCAATTATTATCAGGGACTGATTGCTTTACGCAAACATCATCCAGCTTTTCGTATGCCCAGTACGGCTATGATTCAGCAACATTTAGAGTTCCTGAATATGTCCGATCCACAGGTAATTGGCTATCAACTGAAAGATCATGCCAATAACGACCATTGGAAAAATATTTTGGTGCTGCTTAATGGCAATACTTCAGCCAAAACTGTACAACTGCCAGCCGGAAAATGGATACTGGCTGGTAACGAAAATCAAATTCAGGAAAAGGGAATAGGGCAGCCGCACGAGGGCAGCTTAAATTTACCTGCTACTTCAGCTTATATTTTGTTTCAGCTGTGA
- a CDS encoding RtcB family protein — protein sequence MEKITNADLSTLGIEDLDVLVSFSRVANGLLKHQVMDKAQILANLEAMLVNPEPYALKQGGKFKNLAEQVIQLQQQGKLTKQPRPEQKLKKELADFPVYGIEHIEAGALAQMRIAMQLPVSRAGALMPDAHQGYGLPIGGVLATTAGTIIPYAVGVDIACRMCLSLFELPADTIDTKVDDLKSLLLKNTHFGIGSETKKHDDTSLFDRPEWQATQLINRLKDKAYRQLGTSGTGNHFVEWGELTVQEGALKEVPAGNYLGLLSHSGSRGFGAGIADYYSKIAMTKTQLPKEAKHLAWLDLNSNEGQEYWLAMNLAGDYASANHHEIHNKIAKAMNLQPLLRIENHHNFAWQEQLADGTPVMVHRKGATPAGKGVLGIIPGSMSTPGFVVRGKGNIKSINSASHGAGRVMSRSAAFKTLKRELITAELHDKKITLLGSDLDEAPQVYKNIHAVMEAQHDLVDVIAKFQPRIVRMAEAKERPED from the coding sequence ATGGAAAAGATAACAAATGCTGACCTCAGCACTTTAGGAATAGAAGATTTGGACGTATTGGTCAGTTTTAGCCGGGTTGCTAATGGCTTGCTCAAACACCAAGTGATGGACAAAGCACAGATTTTAGCTAATCTGGAAGCCATGCTGGTCAACCCCGAACCTTATGCCTTGAAACAAGGCGGCAAGTTTAAAAATTTGGCCGAACAGGTTATTCAATTACAACAGCAAGGTAAATTAACTAAGCAGCCCCGGCCTGAACAGAAGTTAAAAAAAGAACTGGCTGATTTTCCGGTGTATGGCATTGAACATATTGAAGCCGGTGCTTTGGCGCAAATGCGTATTGCTATGCAACTGCCTGTATCACGTGCTGGCGCATTAATGCCCGATGCGCATCAGGGTTATGGTTTACCTATTGGTGGCGTGCTGGCTACTACAGCCGGTACTATTATCCCCTACGCCGTTGGAGTAGATATTGCCTGCCGTATGTGCCTCAGCCTGTTTGAACTGCCTGCTGATACCATTGATACCAAAGTAGACGATTTAAAAAGTTTGTTACTTAAAAACACGCACTTTGGTATAGGCAGCGAAACTAAAAAGCATGATGATACCAGTCTGTTTGACCGCCCGGAATGGCAAGCTACCCAGCTTATCAATCGACTGAAAGATAAGGCTTATCGACAACTAGGCACTTCAGGCACCGGCAACCATTTTGTAGAATGGGGCGAACTTACGGTACAGGAAGGTGCTTTGAAAGAGGTACCCGCCGGCAACTACCTGGGGCTGCTTTCACATTCTGGTTCGCGCGGGTTTGGGGCTGGCATTGCCGATTATTATTCAAAAATAGCCATGACCAAAACACAGCTGCCTAAAGAAGCTAAACACCTGGCTTGGCTAGATTTAAATAGTAATGAGGGACAAGAATACTGGTTGGCCATGAACCTGGCCGGCGATTATGCCAGTGCCAACCACCATGAAATACATAACAAAATTGCTAAAGCCATGAACTTGCAGCCGCTACTGCGCATTGAAAACCACCACAACTTTGCCTGGCAGGAGCAACTGGCTGATGGTACACCGGTAATGGTGCATCGTAAAGGTGCTACGCCAGCGGGCAAAGGCGTGCTGGGCATTATTCCAGGCAGCATGAGTACGCCAGGCTTTGTGGTGCGTGGCAAGGGTAATATTAAAAGCATTAACTCGGCCTCACATGGCGCCGGAAGGGTAATGAGCCGAAGCGCAGCCTTCAAGACATTGAAGCGGGAACTAATTACTGCCGAACTGCACGACAAGAAAATTACTCTTTTAGGTTCCGACCTTGACGAAGCTCCCCAAGTTTACAAAAACATTCATGCCGTAATGGAAGCGCAGCACGATTTGGTTGATGTTATAGCTAAGTTTCAGCCCCGCATTGTGCGTATGGCTGAAGCGAAAGAAAGGCCAGAAGATTAA
- a CDS encoding SDR family oxidoreductase, which translates to MNEKDKINRRKVIGGLGAGLAAATVLPVFDAQAASQSEAVPAQPLQDPTTKYPKPPFKSQSQPWPGLASQMDPRPDHGETSYKGSGRLAGRKALITGGDSGMGRAAAIAYAREGADVAINYYPTEEPDAREVIELIKKEGRKAVAIPGDLRDEAFCQKLVAEAVRQLGGLDILVSNAGRQQAHESILDISSEQFDWTMKTNIYAPFWIIKAALPHMQPGSVIIGTTSEQAYDPSPDLYDYAQTKAATMNYVKSLAKQLGPKGIRVNGVAPGPIWTPLQVSGGATQQKLQSFGGQTPLGRPGQPAELASIYVQLAASDASYANGQVYGSAGGSGQP; encoded by the coding sequence ATGAACGAGAAAGATAAAATAAACCGCCGTAAAGTAATTGGCGGTTTAGGGGCTGGGTTAGCTGCTGCTACGGTATTGCCTGTTTTTGATGCACAAGCCGCATCACAATCAGAAGCTGTACCAGCACAACCCTTGCAAGACCCTACGACCAAATACCCCAAGCCACCATTTAAAAGTCAGTCGCAGCCATGGCCGGGCTTAGCCAGCCAGATGGACCCGCGGCCGGATCATGGTGAAACCAGTTATAAAGGATCAGGCCGTTTAGCCGGCCGCAAAGCATTAATTACCGGAGGGGATTCAGGCATGGGTCGTGCAGCAGCTATTGCCTATGCACGTGAAGGTGCTGATGTAGCCATTAACTACTATCCTACCGAAGAACCGGATGCACGTGAAGTAATTGAACTGATAAAAAAAGAAGGCCGCAAAGCAGTAGCCATTCCTGGTGATTTGCGCGATGAAGCTTTTTGCCAGAAATTAGTTGCAGAAGCTGTACGCCAATTAGGTGGTTTAGATATTTTGGTAAGCAATGCCGGCCGTCAGCAAGCTCATGAATCTATATTGGATATTTCAAGCGAGCAGTTCGACTGGACGATGAAAACCAATATCTATGCGCCATTTTGGATTATTAAAGCCGCATTGCCACATATGCAACCCGGCTCAGTAATTATTGGAACCACTTCAGAGCAGGCTTATGACCCTTCACCCGATTTGTACGATTATGCGCAAACCAAAGCCGCTACCATGAACTACGTAAAATCGTTAGCTAAGCAATTGGGACCGAAAGGTATTCGGGTAAATGGTGTAGCCCCCGGCCCAATCTGGACGCCATTGCAAGTAAGCGGCGGTGCCACCCAACAAAAGCTGCAAAGCTTTGGCGGTCAAACACCACTAGGCCGTCCAGGTCAGCCAGCCGAGTTGGCGAGCATTTATGTTCAGTTGGCAGCATCAGATGCTAGCTATGCTAACGGCCAAGTGTACGGTTCAGCCGGAGGTAGTGGTCAGCCATAA
- a CDS encoding alpha/beta fold hydrolase — protein sequence MKHGLEQKHLYKTAKYLAVGTMLLAGRYVISRLVSRRWGKKLHWASPENSIDVTCPSGNVWYAEFDGTANKQTIVFIHGINANHRQWYYQREHFRNTYRLLFLDMPMHTGKNLSSQLSISILAADLNSVFSQLNIQHAIIYGHSMGGMVLLQYAAQFTSNTNMQAMILQGASYTNPIRTNPFAFLLKPLQQSILIPLFSFIKSNAWFFNLLSYVNLWNGISCLVYRFILFSGNQTANQLLYASAMAPTNDSAAAVESVLQLMRYDVTEQLPHLQWPALIISGIHDRFITVQCNRYLHQQLPQAQLKLINAGHQGMIENHAEVNALTETFIRQVLAVQ from the coding sequence ATGAAGCATGGGCTGGAGCAAAAGCATCTGTATAAAACCGCAAAATACTTAGCAGTTGGCACTATGCTGCTGGCGGGTAGGTATGTCATATCTCGGCTGGTGTCTCGTCGATGGGGCAAAAAGCTGCATTGGGCATCACCAGAAAACAGCATTGATGTAACCTGCCCCAGTGGTAACGTATGGTATGCCGAGTTTGACGGAACTGCGAACAAACAAACAATAGTGTTTATTCATGGCATTAATGCCAATCATCGGCAGTGGTATTACCAGCGAGAGCATTTTCGTAATACCTATCGCTTGCTGTTTCTGGATATGCCAATGCATACGGGTAAAAACCTGTCGAGCCAACTATCAATATCCATTTTAGCTGCCGATTTAAATAGTGTATTCAGTCAATTGAATATTCAGCATGCAATTATTTATGGTCATAGTATGGGCGGTATGGTATTACTGCAATATGCGGCACAGTTTACTTCCAATACCAACATGCAGGCTATGATTTTGCAAGGGGCATCATACACGAATCCTATACGTACCAATCCGTTTGCCTTTTTATTGAAACCGTTGCAACAGTCAATACTGATCCCATTATTCAGTTTTATAAAAAGCAATGCCTGGTTTTTTAACCTGCTAAGCTATGTTAATTTATGGAATGGTATATCGTGCCTGGTGTATCGGTTTATCTTGTTTTCAGGTAATCAAACGGCTAATCAACTATTGTATGCATCTGCAATGGCGCCTACTAATGATAGTGCAGCTGCGGTAGAAAGTGTATTACAGTTAATGCGGTATGATGTAACCGAACAATTGCCTCATCTGCAATGGCCAGCCCTTATTATCAGCGGCATACATGACCGGTTTATCACGGTACAGTGTAATCGATACCTGCATCAGCAACTACCGCAGGCACAACTTAAACTTATTAATGCCGGTCACCAGGGAATGATAGAAAACCATGCTGAAGTAAATGCTTTAACAGAAACTTTTATCCGGCAGGTGCTGGCGGTACAGTAG